In a genomic window of Streptomyces koelreuteriae:
- the mctP gene encoding monocarboxylate uptake permease MctP, whose translation MKDGVNGVALAVFIFFFLLVTVMGFLASRWRKAENENSLDEWGLGGRSFGTWVTWFLLGGDLYTAYTFVAVPAAIYAAGAAGFFAVPYTILVYPLIFTFLPRLWSVSHKHGYVTTSDFVRGRFGSKGLSLAVAVTGILATMPYIALQLVGIQAVLDVMGVGGGEDTNWFIKDLPLLIAFGVLAAYTYSSGLRAPALIAFVKDTLIYIVIAVAIIYIPIKLGGFDEIFAKAGDAYSQTNPATGAARGALVPPEAGQWTYATLALGSALALFMYPHSITATLSSRSREVIRRNTTILPLYSLMLGLLALLGFMAIAAGIKVQNGQLAIPQLFETMFPDWFAGVAFAAIGIGALVPAAIMSIAAANLFTRNIYKDFIKPDATPAQETKVSKLVSLLVKVGALAFVLTMDKTVAINFQLLGGIWILQTFPALVGGLFTRWFHRWALLAGWAVGMIYGTAAAYGVASPTQKHFGGSSKEIPGIGEIGYIGLTAFVLNVVVTVVLTFVLKALKAPDGIDETKPEDYTADAGDPGVQVELPPATAGSAH comes from the coding sequence GTGAAGGACGGCGTGAACGGCGTCGCGCTCGCCGTCTTCATCTTCTTCTTCCTGCTCGTCACGGTCATGGGCTTCCTGGCCTCGCGCTGGCGCAAGGCCGAGAACGAGAACAGCCTCGACGAGTGGGGCCTGGGCGGCCGGTCGTTCGGCACCTGGGTCACCTGGTTCCTGCTCGGCGGCGACCTGTACACGGCCTACACCTTCGTGGCCGTTCCGGCGGCGATCTACGCGGCGGGCGCGGCCGGCTTCTTCGCGGTGCCGTACACGATCCTGGTCTATCCGCTGATCTTCACCTTCCTCCCCCGTCTGTGGTCGGTGTCCCACAAGCACGGGTATGTGACGACGTCCGACTTCGTGCGCGGCCGCTTCGGCTCCAAGGGCCTGTCGCTGGCCGTGGCCGTCACCGGCATCCTCGCGACCATGCCGTACATCGCGCTCCAGCTCGTCGGCATCCAGGCCGTGCTGGACGTGATGGGCGTCGGGGGCGGCGAGGACACCAACTGGTTCATCAAGGACCTGCCGCTGCTGATCGCGTTCGGTGTGCTGGCCGCCTACACGTACTCGTCGGGCCTGCGGGCCCCGGCGCTGATCGCCTTCGTCAAGGACACCCTGATCTACATCGTCATCGCGGTGGCGATCATCTACATCCCGATCAAGCTGGGCGGCTTCGACGAGATCTTCGCCAAGGCGGGCGACGCGTACAGCCAGACCAACCCGGCGACGGGTGCGGCGCGCGGTGCGCTGGTGCCGCCGGAGGCGGGGCAGTGGACGTACGCCACGCTGGCGCTCGGCTCGGCGCTCGCGCTGTTCATGTACCCGCACTCGATCACGGCGACGCTGTCCTCGCGCAGCCGTGAGGTGATCCGCCGCAACACCACGATCCTGCCCCTGTACTCGCTGATGCTGGGCCTGCTCGCGCTGCTCGGCTTCATGGCGATCGCGGCCGGCATCAAGGTGCAGAACGGGCAGCTGGCGATCCCGCAGCTGTTCGAGACGATGTTCCCGGACTGGTTCGCGGGCGTGGCCTTCGCGGCGATCGGCATCGGAGCGCTCGTGCCGGCGGCCATCATGTCCATCGCGGCCGCGAACCTCTTCACCCGCAACATCTACAAGGACTTCATCAAGCCGGACGCCACACCGGCGCAGGAGACCAAGGTCTCCAAGCTGGTCTCCCTGCTGGTGAAGGTGGGCGCGCTGGCCTTCGTCCTCACCATGGACAAGACCGTCGCCATCAACTTCCAGCTGCTCGGCGGCATCTGGATCCTGCAGACCTTCCCGGCCCTGGTCGGCGGCCTGTTCACCCGCTGGTTCCACCGCTGGGCGCTGCTCGCGGGCTGGGCGGTCGGCATGATCTACGGCACAGCCGCCGCGTACGGGGTCGCCTCGCCGACCCAGAAGCACTTCGGCGGCTCCTCGAAGGAGATCCCCGGCATCGGTGAGATCGGCTACATCGGCCTCACGGCGTTCGTCCTGAACGTGGTGGTGACGGTGGTCCTCACCTTCGTCCTGAAGGCCCTCAAGGCCCCCGACGGCATCGACGAGACCAAGCCGGAGGACTACACGGCCGACGCGGGCGACCCGGGCGTCCAGGTGGAACTCCCGCCCGCCACCGCCGGCAGCGCCCACTAG